The Xanthobacter flavus genome includes a window with the following:
- a CDS encoding FAD-dependent oxidoreductase, with product MPTTAKGPDLLVVGCGIAGLSAAVSALEGGLSVTLLERAPEEEFGGNTRWTEAYMRMKNDSEISDDFEEHFAANAGPNLDPNVLTDVARAYADWPAVVKAHPFPDPEVISTFAAEVPPTIAWLKGFGLKFGPQPIYLLTQNTTRIAAQGGGLALIERLMAEAKRLGAEVRFRTTATALLRDADGRVAGVAVTDPDGRREEIRAGTTVFASGGFQGNPEMMTRYIGQKAANIRPVARGGYYNRGEGIRMMLEAGAAPAGEFGSYHAEPVDPRSLQAEAVVFIYPYGVLVNRDGRRFLDEAPGTVDAHYDNIGRAIADQPGGISWVIFDAKVEDIPRWRTSIRSDVPAVEAPTLEALVEKLGLPGETLDTIAAFNAACPDEGGDFTPFAIDHRATTGLEPRKSHWCRRIETAPFRAYPIISTACFTFGGVKVNASAQVLDGDGKIIPGLYAAGETVGLYHQVYTGSTSVLRGAVFGRLAGLDAAARLAPRLKTAL from the coding sequence ATGCCAACGACAGCAAAAGGCCCGGACCTCCTTGTGGTGGGCTGCGGCATCGCCGGGCTCAGCGCGGCGGTGTCCGCATTGGAAGGCGGACTTTCGGTGACGCTGCTCGAGCGCGCGCCGGAAGAGGAGTTCGGCGGCAACACGCGCTGGACCGAAGCCTACATGCGCATGAAGAACGACAGCGAGATCTCCGACGATTTCGAGGAGCATTTCGCCGCGAATGCCGGCCCCAATCTCGATCCCAACGTGCTGACCGACGTGGCCCGCGCCTATGCGGACTGGCCGGCGGTGGTGAAGGCCCATCCCTTCCCGGACCCCGAGGTCATCTCCACCTTTGCCGCCGAGGTGCCCCCCACCATCGCCTGGCTGAAGGGCTTCGGCCTGAAGTTCGGCCCCCAGCCCATCTACCTGCTCACCCAGAACACCACGCGCATCGCCGCGCAGGGGGGCGGCCTCGCGCTCATCGAGCGGCTGATGGCCGAGGCGAAGCGGCTCGGCGCCGAGGTGCGTTTCCGCACCACCGCCACCGCTTTGCTGCGCGATGCTGACGGGCGCGTGGCGGGCGTTGCCGTGACCGACCCGGACGGGCGGCGGGAAGAAATCCGCGCAGGCACCACCGTGTTCGCCTCTGGCGGCTTCCAGGGCAACCCGGAGATGATGACGCGCTACATCGGCCAGAAGGCGGCCAACATCCGCCCCGTGGCCCGCGGCGGCTACTACAATCGCGGCGAGGGCATCCGCATGATGCTGGAGGCGGGCGCCGCGCCTGCCGGCGAGTTCGGCTCCTACCACGCCGAGCCGGTGGATCCCCGCTCGCTCCAGGCCGAGGCGGTGGTGTTCATCTATCCCTATGGCGTGCTCGTGAACCGCGACGGACGGCGCTTCCTCGACGAGGCGCCCGGCACGGTGGATGCCCATTACGACAATATCGGCCGGGCCATCGCCGACCAGCCGGGCGGCATCTCGTGGGTCATCTTCGACGCCAAGGTGGAGGACATCCCGCGCTGGCGCACCTCCATCCGCTCGGATGTTCCGGCGGTGGAGGCGCCCACGCTGGAAGCACTGGTGGAAAAGCTGGGGCTGCCGGGCGAGACCCTCGACACCATCGCCGCCTTCAATGCCGCCTGTCCCGACGAGGGCGGTGACTTCACGCCCTTCGCCATCGACCACCGGGCGACCACGGGGCTTGAGCCCCGCAAGTCGCACTGGTGCCGGCGGATCGAGACGGCGCCGTTCCGCGCCTATCCCATCATCTCCACCGCGTGCTTCACCTTCGGCGGCGTGAAGGTGAACGCCTCGGCCCAGGTGCTGGATGGCGATGGAAAGATCATCCCCGGCCTCTACGCCGCGGGCGAGACCGTCGGTCTCTATCACCAGGTCTATACGGGCTCGACCTCCGTGCTGCGCGGCGCCGTGTTCGGCCGTCTCGCCGGCCTCGATGCCGCGGCCCGCCTCGCACCACGCCTGAAGACGGCGCTCTGA
- a CDS encoding ABC transporter substrate-binding protein translates to MKKTMLAAACAVAIALPLAGARAQTYSDGVVKIGILTDLSGQLSDSTGAGSILAAEMAVADFGPIEGAKVEIISADHQNKADIGAATARKWYEVDGVDAIMDVPNSAVALAVQQITREKDRIAIFSSPASSDLTGKACSPNGIHWTYDTYALAHVTGDAVVASGLKNWFFLTSDYAFGHALERDTSAVVQTAGGKVYGSVRMPANAPDFSSFLLQAQSSKAEVVALATAGLDTQNAIKQAAEFGLAESGKTIAALLLAETEVNALGLKATQGIRLTAPFYWDMNDGTRAFAKRFYEKRKAMPTFYQAGVYGAVTHYLKAVKAAKTDAAGPAMAKMKETPVNDFMTKDGKVREDGRVIRDMYLFQVKTPAESKAPWDYYKLAATVPGDKAFRPLAESECPLVKKM, encoded by the coding sequence ATGAAAAAGACGATGCTGGCGGCCGCATGCGCGGTGGCCATTGCCCTGCCGCTCGCCGGCGCCCGGGCTCAGACCTATTCGGACGGCGTGGTGAAGATCGGCATCCTGACAGACCTGTCCGGCCAGCTGTCCGACTCCACCGGCGCCGGCTCCATCCTTGCTGCGGAAATGGCGGTGGCGGACTTCGGACCCATCGAGGGCGCGAAGGTGGAGATCATCTCCGCCGACCACCAGAACAAGGCCGACATCGGCGCCGCGACCGCCCGCAAGTGGTACGAGGTGGACGGCGTCGACGCCATCATGGACGTGCCGAATTCCGCCGTGGCGCTGGCGGTGCAGCAGATCACGCGGGAGAAGGATCGCATCGCGATCTTCTCCTCTCCCGCCTCCTCGGACCTGACCGGCAAGGCCTGTTCGCCGAACGGCATCCACTGGACCTATGACACCTACGCGCTGGCCCATGTGACCGGTGATGCCGTGGTGGCCTCCGGCCTGAAGAACTGGTTCTTCCTGACCTCCGACTATGCCTTCGGCCACGCGCTGGAGCGCGACACCAGCGCGGTGGTCCAGACGGCCGGCGGCAAGGTCTACGGTTCGGTGCGGATGCCGGCCAATGCGCCGGATTTCTCGTCCTTCCTGCTCCAGGCCCAAAGCTCGAAGGCCGAGGTCGTCGCCCTCGCCACGGCCGGCCTCGACACGCAGAACGCCATCAAGCAGGCCGCCGAGTTTGGCCTTGCGGAATCCGGCAAGACCATCGCGGCGCTCCTCCTCGCCGAAACGGAGGTCAACGCCCTCGGGCTGAAGGCGACGCAGGGCATCCGCCTGACCGCGCCCTTCTACTGGGACATGAATGACGGCACCCGCGCCTTCGCCAAGCGCTTCTACGAGAAGCGCAAGGCCATGCCCACCTTCTACCAGGCCGGTGTCTACGGTGCCGTGACGCACTACCTGAAGGCCGTGAAGGCGGCGAAGACGGATGCGGCCGGGCCTGCGATGGCGAAGATGAAGGAGACGCCCGTCAACGACTTCATGACGAAGGACGGCAAGGTCCGCGAGGACGGCCGCGTCATCCGCGACATGTACCTGTTCCAGGTGAAGACGCCGGCGGAGTCCAAGGCGCCATGGGACTATTACAAGCTCGCGGCGACCGTGCCCGGCGACAAGGCCTTCCGCCCCCTCGCCGAAAGCGAATGCCCGCTGGTGAAGAAGATGTAG
- the uxuA gene encoding mannonate dehydratase — protein sequence MRQGWRWFGPDAPVTLDEVRQVGATDVVSALHEVPIGEVWTRGMVEARRNLIETTPPGRAPLSWSVVESIPIPDAIKRRGAEASAEIEAWIASLESVGQAGIKIVCYNFMPVVDWCRTELDYVTDTGATAMRFEFEAFAAFDLHILQRPGAERDYSEQERLQARARYEAMDAAAEAEIARNIASALPGSTTESMTIPGFREKLKDYRGIDAARLRRNLVEFLAAVVPAAESFGVKLTLHPDDPPRPLFGLPRIASTEDDYAALFDAVPSPVNGMCFCTGSLGARADNDLEGMIRRFGPRIYFAHLRNTRREADPRSFHESAHLDGDTDMVGVLKGLIQEDLKRPPGETIVFRPDHGHRMLDDLRKTVTPGYPAIGRMRGLAELRGILHALGHPPEVGPVQPLGRA from the coding sequence ATGCGCCAGGGCTGGAGATGGTTCGGGCCGGACGCCCCGGTCACGTTGGACGAGGTGCGCCAGGTTGGCGCGACCGACGTCGTATCCGCCCTTCATGAGGTGCCGATCGGCGAGGTGTGGACCCGAGGAATGGTCGAGGCGCGGCGCAACCTGATCGAGACGACGCCGCCCGGTCGCGCCCCGTTGTCCTGGTCGGTGGTGGAGAGCATCCCGATTCCCGACGCCATCAAGCGCCGCGGCGCCGAAGCGTCCGCCGAGATCGAGGCGTGGATTGCCAGCCTCGAAAGCGTCGGGCAGGCCGGCATCAAGATCGTCTGCTACAATTTCATGCCCGTGGTGGACTGGTGCCGCACCGAGCTTGATTACGTCACCGACACCGGCGCGACGGCGATGCGTTTCGAATTCGAGGCCTTTGCCGCCTTCGATCTGCATATCCTTCAAAGGCCGGGCGCCGAGCGCGACTACAGCGAACAAGAACGCCTGCAGGCCCGCGCGCGTTATGAGGCGATGGACGCTGCCGCCGAGGCGGAAATCGCGCGCAACATCGCCAGCGCGTTGCCCGGCTCGACCACTGAATCGATGACCATTCCCGGGTTTCGCGAGAAACTGAAAGACTATCGCGGCATCGATGCCGCGCGGCTGCGCCGAAATCTCGTCGAATTTCTTGCAGCCGTCGTGCCCGCCGCCGAGAGCTTCGGGGTCAAGCTGACGCTTCACCCCGATGATCCGCCGCGCCCCCTGTTCGGGCTGCCGCGCATCGCATCGACGGAAGACGACTATGCCGCCCTGTTCGATGCGGTCCCCTCGCCCGTCAACGGCATGTGCTTCTGCACCGGGTCCCTGGGCGCCCGCGCGGACAACGATCTGGAAGGGATGATCCGCCGTTTCGGCCCGCGCATCTATTTTGCCCACCTGCGAAACACGCGCCGCGAGGCCGATCCGCGCAGCTTCCATGAATCCGCGCATCTCGACGGCGACACCGACATGGTTGGTGTTCTCAAGGGCCTGATACAGGAAGACCTGAAGCGGCCGCCCGGCGAGACCATCGTCTTTCGGCCCGATCACGGGCACCGCATGCTCGACGATCTGAGAAAGACCGTGACGCCGGGCTATCCGGCGATCGGGCGCATGCGAGGGCTGGCGGAATTGCGCGGCATTCTGCACGCGCTGGGGCACCCCCCGGAGGTCGGTCCGGTTCAGCCTCTCGGCCGGGCGTAG
- a CDS encoding pyridoxamine 5'-phosphate oxidase family protein: MSEIQPTERTKIRRRPERGVFDRAVVHAIIDEALVAHVGVSVNDEPRVIPTAIIRVGDHVYIHGSQSNQLLSTLAGGAPACITVTLVDSIVAGRSGFGMSMDYRSVVIFAKAEVVEDVAEKERLVAAFIEDILPGHVVRPPKTKELNATVFLRFPIEEASAKIRDKGVVDPADDIALDLWAGVIPLRITAGAPRNCKDLRPGIETPDYAKTYARPRG, encoded by the coding sequence ATGAGCGAGATCCAGCCCACGGAGCGAACGAAAATCCGGCGGCGGCCGGAGCGCGGCGTGTTCGACCGCGCGGTGGTCCATGCGATCATCGACGAGGCCCTGGTGGCCCATGTCGGGGTCAGCGTGAACGATGAGCCCCGGGTCATTCCCACCGCGATCATCCGGGTGGGGGACCATGTCTACATCCACGGCAGCCAGAGCAACCAGCTGCTGTCCACCCTCGCGGGCGGGGCGCCGGCGTGCATCACCGTCACGCTGGTCGATTCCATCGTGGCCGGCAGGTCCGGCTTCGGCATGAGCATGGACTATCGCTCGGTGGTGATCTTCGCGAAGGCGGAGGTGGTTGAGGACGTGGCGGAGAAGGAGCGCCTCGTGGCGGCCTTCATCGAGGACATCCTGCCCGGCCACGTCGTGCGCCCGCCGAAGACCAAGGAACTGAACGCGACCGTCTTCCTGAGATTTCCCATCGAGGAAGCCTCGGCCAAGATCCGCGACAAGGGCGTCGTGGACCCCGCCGACGACATCGCGCTGGATCTGTGGGCGGGCGTCATTCCGCTTCGGATCACCGCCGGCGCCCCTCGGAACTGCAAGGACCTGAGGCCCGGCATCGAAACACCGGACTATGCCAAGACCTACGCCCGGCCGAGAGGCTGA
- a CDS encoding Ldh family oxidoreductase encodes MTDAVRMSLGEIHAAAKAAMLGQGFAENHASAIANTVTAAERDECRHHGLFRLPFYVNGLRSGQASPDIEPVLTELSPSVIKVDAGYAFSPLALETGDAPLAERAKEFGIAALAVTNALNVAALWPEVERLAVRGLVGFAFVSSSPYVAPAGGMKPLFGTNPMAFAWPRLDNPPMVFDQASSASARGEIQLRLRDGEALPDGWAIDTEGRPTNDPQQALLGAQLPFGGFKGSNIALMVELLAGPLLGDKISFEQAAHDKANTGAPCGGELVIAIDPAKFVAGGDRAAQLRHAETLFSRLLAQDGARLPSGRRYEARRRTTAEGVMVPRSLVASIEAYAAGRQVTERASYEGDHITAGAASA; translated from the coding sequence ATGACCGATGCCGTTCGGATGTCGCTGGGAGAGATTCATGCCGCGGCCAAGGCTGCGATGCTCGGTCAGGGATTTGCCGAGAACCACGCATCCGCCATCGCCAACACGGTCACGGCGGCCGAGCGCGACGAGTGCCGCCATCACGGCCTGTTCCGCCTGCCCTTCTATGTGAACGGCCTGCGCTCCGGCCAGGCCTCGCCGGACATCGAGCCGGTCCTGACCGAGCTGTCGCCCAGCGTGATCAAGGTGGACGCCGGCTATGCCTTCTCGCCGCTCGCGCTTGAGACCGGCGACGCGCCGCTTGCCGAACGCGCCAAGGAATTCGGCATCGCCGCCCTCGCCGTGACCAACGCGCTCAACGTCGCGGCCCTCTGGCCCGAGGTGGAGCGGCTGGCGGTCCGCGGGCTGGTCGGCTTCGCCTTCGTCTCCTCCAGCCCCTACGTCGCGCCCGCGGGCGGCATGAAGCCTCTGTTCGGCACCAACCCGATGGCCTTCGCCTGGCCCCGGCTCGACAACCCGCCGATGGTTTTCGACCAGGCGTCGAGCGCAAGCGCCCGGGGCGAGATCCAGCTGCGCCTGCGCGACGGCGAGGCGCTGCCCGATGGATGGGCCATCGACACCGAGGGGCGCCCCACCAACGATCCGCAGCAGGCCCTGCTCGGCGCCCAGCTGCCGTTCGGCGGCTTCAAGGGCTCCAACATCGCCTTGATGGTGGAACTGCTGGCCGGCCCGCTTCTCGGCGACAAGATCAGCTTCGAGCAGGCCGCGCACGACAAGGCCAATACGGGCGCCCCCTGCGGCGGCGAGCTGGTCATCGCGATCGACCCGGCGAAATTCGTCGCGGGCGGTGATCGCGCGGCGCAGCTGCGGCATGCCGAAACCCTTTTCTCCCGGCTGCTGGCGCAGGATGGCGCCCGCCTGCCCTCCGGCCGGCGCTATGAGGCGCGCAGGCGCACCACGGCCGAAGGCGTCATGGTGCCCCGCTCGCTCGTCGCCTCCATCGAGGCTTACGCCGCAGGTCGGCAGGTGACAGAACGCGCCAGCTATGAAGGCGATCACATCACCGCCGGCGCCGCATCGGCATAG
- a CDS encoding helix-turn-helix domain-containing protein yields the protein MDQVRFVARQIGQRIRGARSARKMTLKELGEKSGLSAAFLSRIERGEAATSIANLIAIATSVDIPLRDLFEENQSVAAVKGYNIFRKSDRQSGQLLEANGYQYHSLSSTVPEPLLNTFLLEFPVTNESSVSLLTHEGEEVLYIIEGRIEFQIGSDSFVLEEGDCVHLKGDRPHMGRNVGTGPARMLMVVTPSHAVEHQAESATRTD from the coding sequence ATGGACCAGGTACGCTTTGTCGCTCGCCAGATTGGCCAGCGTATCCGCGGGGCGCGGTCCGCGCGCAAGATGACCCTGAAGGAGCTCGGCGAGAAGAGCGGCCTGTCGGCGGCCTTCCTCTCAAGGATCGAGCGCGGCGAGGCCGCGACATCCATCGCCAACCTGATCGCCATCGCCACATCCGTCGATATCCCGCTGCGGGATCTGTTTGAAGAAAACCAAAGCGTGGCGGCCGTCAAAGGCTACAACATCTTCCGCAAGTCGGACCGGCAGAGCGGCCAGCTTCTGGAAGCGAATGGCTATCAATACCATTCCTTGTCTTCGACGGTCCCCGAGCCTCTGCTGAACACCTTCCTGCTTGAATTCCCGGTCACGAACGAGTCTTCGGTGAGCCTTCTGACCCACGAGGGGGAGGAAGTGCTCTACATCATCGAGGGCCGGATCGAGTTCCAGATCGGAAGCGACAGCTTCGTGCTGGAAGAAGGGGATTGCGTGCATCTCAAGGGCGACCGCCCGCACATGGGCCGCAACGTTGGCACCGGCCCGGCGCGCATGCTGATGGTGGTCACGCCGTCCCACGCTGTGGAGCACCAGGCCGAAAGCGCGACCCGGACGGATTGA
- a CDS encoding ABC transporter substrate-binding protein yields MIANTLRSQANTWWSRLAIAAAIALQVNCAAAEPQVSGDAVKIGILNDQSGLYADLAGPGSVEAARMAIEEFGGTVLGKKIELVFADHQNKADIGAAKAREWFTKDGVDVIADFSNSSVGFAVQSLAKDLNKIALITAASSDFTGKACTETSAQWVYTSYSNGFGLAKIMAAAGYDSWFLVTVDYAFGHAFANDIRKAVTAGGGAVLGEVRFPLNSADMSSFLLQAQSSKAKVVAFSAAGSDMANAIKQAAEFGLNQQKTLVAPAVFLTDIHALGLDKANGLRFITAFYWDRNEATRAWSQRFYARRNAMPTMTQAGVYSAVRHYLKAVEAAGTDDAKIVMAKMKDLPVDDMFSQGGKVRADGLMVHDMYLVEVKKPSESKGPWDYYRIIQTIPGDQIFQPLSESACPLVRS; encoded by the coding sequence ATGATCGCGAACACGCTCCGCTCACAAGCAAACACCTGGTGGTCCCGGCTTGCCATCGCGGCAGCGATTGCGCTGCAGGTAAACTGCGCCGCCGCCGAGCCGCAGGTGAGCGGCGACGCGGTGAAGATCGGCATTCTGAACGATCAGTCGGGCCTCTATGCCGACCTCGCCGGCCCCGGCTCGGTGGAGGCCGCGCGGATGGCCATCGAGGAGTTCGGCGGCACGGTCCTCGGCAAGAAGATCGAGCTGGTCTTCGCCGATCACCAGAACAAGGCGGACATCGGCGCCGCCAAGGCGCGGGAGTGGTTCACCAAGGACGGCGTGGACGTCATCGCCGACTTCTCCAACTCGTCCGTGGGCTTCGCCGTGCAGAGCCTGGCGAAGGATCTGAACAAGATCGCCCTCATCACCGCCGCCTCCTCGGATTTCACCGGCAAGGCCTGCACCGAAACCTCCGCGCAATGGGTTTACACGAGCTATTCCAATGGCTTCGGCCTGGCGAAGATCATGGCGGCCGCGGGCTATGACAGCTGGTTTCTCGTCACCGTCGACTATGCCTTCGGCCATGCGTTCGCGAACGATATCCGCAAGGCGGTGACGGCAGGCGGCGGCGCGGTGCTGGGCGAGGTTCGCTTTCCCCTGAACTCCGCCGACATGAGTTCGTTTCTCCTTCAGGCGCAGAGTTCCAAGGCCAAGGTCGTCGCCTTCTCCGCCGCCGGCAGCGACATGGCCAACGCCATCAAGCAGGCCGCCGAATTCGGCCTGAACCAGCAGAAGACCCTCGTGGCGCCGGCGGTTTTCCTGACCGACATCCACGCGCTCGGCCTCGACAAGGCGAACGGCCTGCGGTTCATCACCGCTTTCTATTGGGACCGGAACGAGGCCACGCGCGCGTGGTCCCAGCGGTTCTACGCGCGCCGCAACGCCATGCCCACCATGACGCAGGCCGGCGTCTACTCGGCCGTGCGGCACTATCTCAAGGCCGTGGAAGCCGCCGGAACCGACGATGCAAAGATCGTGATGGCGAAAATGAAGGACCTGCCGGTCGATGACATGTTCAGCCAGGGCGGGAAAGTCCGCGCCGATGGCCTCATGGTCCACGACATGTATCTCGTCGAGGTGAAGAAACCTTCGGAATCCAAGGGTCCCTGGGACTATTACAGGATTATCCAGACCATCCCGGGCGACCAGATCTTCCAGCCCCTGTCCGAGAGCGCCTGCCCCCTCGTGCGATCCTGA